The proteins below come from a single Streptomyces spongiicola genomic window:
- a CDS encoding helix-turn-helix transcriptional regulator: MAEDAQLHPSGDPLLAAKFAVPAVPPAFVARQRLLDRLTEGARGPLTVITGPAGAGKTTLAASWHAADLAPGPVVWLTVESDDNAPGVFWAYVLGAFRYHRVPLPDGVGSPASADNVDHSLIVRLAGALAQLPEPVVLVLDGLEHAGVHGIAAELDFVLAHAGPSLRLVLLGRVDPALPLHRYRAEARVCEIRGSELAFTPRETAQLLRCHGLTPSQESVGVLTERTQGWAAGLRLCALAMQRAEDAEHFAQSFAASQNAVSDYLTAEVLAAQPTATQDLLVRTSILTHVHPGLADALTGRDDGERILGRLVRDNAFVEPIGDTSWYRCHPLFAEVLRAHLRSRGPALAGPLHREAARWLESHDRLTEAIEHAAAADDWPYAAGLLVDRLAAGRLLTGPESHRLERLFSSMPDGLPGTAPALAAAACALARGDEAAGRKHLAGARPSGGAAPEILLTRALLALLTGADTGTGTTVPPKSVPQKTAPPKTVPAETVPAEDGDGGEPTVADRAPDRGEPDADRAEPDPDREVRILMGRVDRALLARHPEIEALRRYGRGRALLAAGHGSEAREAFAAALASATDEQTWTVRYHCLGALALAEAAGGLLREAEAHARDGLTAAEEHGIPLDRRTARCHLALAAVAADRGDPTAAGRYLDAARAHAPAHDVPAAAEAAVLRCRLELAHGRTAAALSALDDAPVSADGPARAGGEAAARIAVARSSVHLARGDPAAALAALGEAPVGSPALTVAAAAARLADGDGGQAGRLLAGLPDGERVPPAVRVRAQLLEAESAVAGGDTARAVPLVAAAVRTARPHGLRAPFTEAGPWLRHLLARAPGLADAGAWLTGRSAGAGKRPGRGAGTRSGPDGPAHGVPLLVEQLSPRERDVLRCAAQTMSTDEIAAELFLSVNTVKTHLKSVYRKLAVSRRSEAVRRARDIGLL; the protein is encoded by the coding sequence ATGGCCGAGGACGCCCAGCTGCACCCCAGCGGCGACCCGCTGCTGGCCGCGAAGTTCGCGGTACCCGCCGTACCGCCTGCCTTCGTGGCCCGGCAGCGCCTGCTGGACCGGCTCACCGAGGGAGCCCGTGGCCCCCTCACGGTGATCACGGGGCCCGCGGGCGCGGGCAAGACCACCCTCGCCGCGTCCTGGCATGCGGCGGACCTGGCGCCCGGTCCGGTGGTCTGGCTCACGGTGGAGAGCGACGACAACGCGCCGGGTGTGTTCTGGGCCTATGTGCTCGGCGCCTTCCGCTACCACCGGGTGCCCCTCCCCGACGGGGTCGGCAGCCCGGCGAGCGCCGACAACGTCGACCACTCGCTGATCGTGCGGCTGGCCGGCGCCCTCGCACAGCTGCCCGAGCCGGTGGTGCTGGTCCTCGACGGGCTGGAACACGCCGGCGTCCACGGCATCGCCGCCGAGCTGGACTTCGTCCTCGCTCACGCCGGGCCGTCCCTGCGGCTGGTCCTCCTCGGGCGGGTCGACCCCGCGCTGCCCCTGCACCGCTACCGGGCCGAGGCCCGGGTCTGCGAGATCCGCGGGTCGGAACTGGCGTTCACGCCGCGCGAGACGGCGCAGCTGCTGCGCTGCCACGGGCTCACGCCCTCCCAGGAGAGCGTCGGTGTCCTCACCGAACGAACCCAGGGCTGGGCCGCCGGTCTCCGGCTGTGCGCCCTCGCGATGCAGCGGGCCGAGGACGCCGAGCACTTCGCCCAGTCCTTCGCAGCCTCGCAGAACGCCGTATCCGACTACCTCACGGCCGAGGTCCTGGCGGCCCAGCCGACGGCGACACAGGACCTGCTCGTCCGCACCAGCATCCTCACCCACGTCCACCCGGGGCTCGCCGACGCCCTCACCGGACGCGACGACGGCGAGCGCATCCTCGGCAGGCTCGTCCGCGACAACGCCTTCGTCGAGCCGATCGGCGACACCTCCTGGTACCGCTGCCACCCGCTGTTCGCCGAGGTGCTCCGCGCCCATCTGCGCAGCCGGGGCCCGGCGCTCGCCGGGCCGCTGCACCGCGAGGCCGCGCGCTGGCTCGAATCGCACGACAGGCTGACCGAAGCGATAGAGCACGCGGCCGCGGCGGACGACTGGCCGTACGCCGCCGGTCTGCTCGTCGACCGGCTCGCCGCGGGACGCCTCCTCACCGGTCCGGAAAGCCATCGTCTCGAACGGTTGTTCAGTTCGATGCCGGACGGACTGCCCGGTACCGCGCCCGCCCTCGCCGCGGCCGCCTGCGCCCTGGCCCGCGGGGACGAGGCCGCCGGCCGCAAGCACCTCGCGGGCGCTCGTCCGAGCGGCGGCGCAGCCCCCGAGATCCTGCTCACCCGGGCGCTGCTGGCGCTCCTCACCGGGGCTGACACCGGGACGGGCACCACCGTCCCCCCGAAGTCCGTCCCCCAGAAGACCGCCCCCCCGAAGACCGTCCCCGCGGAGACCGTCCCCGCGGAGGACGGCGACGGCGGGGAGCCCACCGTGGCGGACCGTGCCCCGGACCGCGGGGAACCCGACGCGGACCGCGCGGAACCCGACCCGGACCGCGAGGTACGGATACTGATGGGACGGGTCGACCGAGCGCTGCTCGCCCGGCATCCCGAGATCGAGGCGCTCCGCCGCTACGGCCGGGGCCGGGCCCTCCTCGCCGCGGGACACGGCTCCGAGGCACGGGAGGCGTTCGCCGCAGCCCTGGCCTCTGCGACGGACGAGCAGACCTGGACGGTCCGCTACCACTGCCTCGGTGCGCTGGCTCTGGCCGAGGCCGCCGGCGGACTGCTGCGGGAAGCCGAAGCACACGCCCGGGACGGGCTGACGGCCGCCGAGGAGCACGGCATACCCCTCGACCGCCGCACGGCACGCTGCCACCTCGCCCTCGCCGCGGTCGCCGCCGACCGCGGCGACCCCACGGCCGCCGGCCGGTACCTCGACGCGGCCCGCGCCCACGCTCCGGCCCACGACGTACCGGCAGCGGCCGAGGCCGCGGTGCTCCGCTGCCGTCTCGAACTCGCCCACGGACGAACTGCGGCGGCCCTGTCGGCGCTCGACGACGCCCCCGTCTCGGCCGACGGCCCGGCCCGCGCAGGGGGAGAGGCGGCCGCCCGTATCGCCGTGGCCCGCAGCTCGGTCCATCTGGCCCGCGGCGACCCGGCAGCCGCGCTCGCCGCACTCGGCGAGGCGCCCGTGGGCAGCCCGGCGCTCACCGTCGCCGCGGCCGCCGCCCGTCTCGCCGACGGAGACGGCGGACAGGCGGGCCGGCTGCTCGCCGGGCTACCCGACGGCGAGCGGGTCCCTCCTGCCGTCCGGGTACGCGCGCAGCTTCTCGAAGCGGAGTCGGCGGTGGCCGGCGGGGACACCGCGAGGGCGGTGCCGCTCGTCGCCGCCGCGGTGCGCACCGCGCGGCCGCACGGACTGCGCGCCCCGTTCACCGAGGCCGGCCCGTGGCTGCGGCATCTGCTCGCCCGCGCGCCCGGACTCGCCGACGCCGGGGCCTGGTTGACGGGACGGTCGGCGGGCGCGGGGAAGCGGCCCGGTCGAGGTGCCGGAACCCGCTCCGGCCCGGACGGCCCGGCACACGGGGTCCCCCTGCTCGTCGAGCAGCTCAGCCCCCGCGAGCGCGACGTCCTGCGGTGCGCCGCGCAGACGATGTCGACGGACGAGATCGCCGCCGAGCTGTTCCTGTCCGTCAACACCGTCAAGACGCACCTGAAGAGCGTCTACCGCAAGCTGGCGGTCTCCCGCCGCAGCGAGGCGGTACGCCGCGCCCGGGACATCGGTCTCCTCTGA
- a CDS encoding SHOCT domain-containing protein: MDDAVDLAYDYPVLGAFWTVMWIFLWVVWLVLLFRVFVDIFRDHEMNGWAKAAWIVFMLLIPFLGVLIYVIVRGKDMGRREIQHAQEQQEAFNAYIRQTAKGAGTGDELARLSELRSKGDLSEEEFQRAKDKLLS, from the coding sequence ATGGACGACGCGGTCGACCTCGCTTACGACTATCCGGTTCTGGGCGCGTTCTGGACCGTGATGTGGATCTTCCTGTGGGTCGTGTGGCTGGTGCTGCTCTTCCGTGTCTTCGTGGACATCTTCCGCGACCACGAGATGAACGGCTGGGCCAAGGCGGCCTGGATCGTCTTCATGCTGCTGATTCCCTTCCTCGGCGTGCTGATCTACGTGATCGTCCGCGGCAAGGACATGGGCAGGCGCGAGATCCAGCATGCGCAGGAGCAGCAGGAAGCCTTCAACGCGTACATCCGGCAGACCGCCAAGGGCGCCGGTACGGGGGACGAGCTTGCCCGGCTCTCCGAACTGAGGTCCAAGGGGGACCTGAGCGAGGAGGAGTTCCAGCGAGCCAAGGACAAGCTCCTGAGTTGA
- a CDS encoding DUF7144 family membrane protein translates to MTEPTTAHSKRYFAWAGGLTMFAGVVLIIAGFLDFFRGIMGIANDDVFVATPGYVFRFDLTAWGWLHLIFGIVAVAAGFALFKGALWARILGIALAGVLLVVNFLSLPYYPLWSLVAIALYIAIIWALCVGRSEEEKI, encoded by the coding sequence ATGACCGAACCGACCACCGCACACTCCAAGCGCTACTTCGCCTGGGCCGGAGGCCTGACGATGTTCGCCGGAGTGGTCCTGATCATCGCCGGATTCCTGGACTTCTTCCGCGGAATCATGGGCATCGCCAACGACGACGTGTTCGTCGCGACGCCCGGCTACGTCTTCCGGTTCGACCTCACCGCATGGGGCTGGCTGCATCTGATCTTCGGGATCGTCGCAGTCGCGGCCGGTTTCGCCCTCTTCAAGGGCGCCCTGTGGGCGCGGATCCTCGGCATCGCCCTGGCCGGGGTGCTGCTGGTCGTCAACTTCCTCTCCCTGCCGTACTACCCGCTGTGGTCCCTGGTCGCGATCGCCCTCTACATCGCGATCATCTGGGCCCTGTGCGTCGGACGGTCGGAGGAGGAGAAGATCTGA
- a CDS encoding ABC transporter permease has protein sequence MTPTPDDCLTRNEWICGAYLSSRREILWDATLQHLQLTFVSVALGLLVAVPLAVAACGRRWAAGPVLGLTTILYTIPSLAMFSILLPVYGLSASLVIAGLVLYSLTLLVRNILAGLRAVPAETRQAARGMGYGPARQLLAVELPLALPAAMAGLRIATVSAVSLVTIGAIVGFGGLGNLIYSGMNTYFRAQVLTASVLCVLIAVAADIALLGVQRALTPWTRPSRRAAA, from the coding sequence GTGACGCCGACTCCCGACGACTGCCTCACACGCAACGAGTGGATCTGCGGCGCCTACCTCTCCAGCCGCCGCGAGATCCTCTGGGACGCCACTCTCCAGCACCTCCAGCTGACGTTCGTCTCCGTGGCCCTGGGACTGCTCGTCGCCGTGCCCCTCGCCGTGGCTGCCTGCGGCCGGCGCTGGGCCGCCGGCCCCGTGCTCGGGCTGACGACGATCCTCTACACGATCCCGTCCCTGGCGATGTTCTCGATACTGCTTCCGGTGTACGGGCTGTCCGCCTCGCTCGTCATCGCCGGACTCGTGCTGTACTCCCTCACCCTGCTGGTCCGCAACATCCTCGCGGGACTCCGTGCCGTCCCCGCCGAGACCCGGCAGGCCGCGCGCGGCATGGGTTACGGGCCGGCGCGGCAGCTCCTGGCCGTCGAGCTGCCGCTGGCCCTGCCGGCCGCGATGGCCGGGCTGAGGATCGCCACCGTGTCCGCCGTATCACTGGTCACCATCGGCGCGATCGTCGGCTTCGGCGGGCTGGGCAACCTCATCTACTCGGGAATGAACACCTACTTCAGGGCGCAGGTGCTGACGGCCTCGGTGCTCTGCGTGCTCATCGCCGTGGCCGCCGACATCGCCCTGCTGGGCGTCCAGCGGGCGCTCACCCCGTGGACGCGGCCGTCACGGCGGGCCGCCGCGTGA
- a CDS encoding ABC transporter permease encodes MNTLAQTWDWLTSSANWSGQDGVWRRLGQHLYLTSVCLAISCAIALPVALVLGHLGRGGALAVNISNAGRAVPTFAVLVLLLLSPIGTWGDWPTIVALVLFAVPPLLTNAYVGMRGVDRDVVRAARGMGMTGPQTLLGVELPLAAPLVLTGLRTAAVQLVATATVAALAGGGGLGRVITAGFQLASTPQVVAGAVLVAALALLVEGVFVAAERYAPRWAGRPAA; translated from the coding sequence GTGAACACGCTCGCCCAGACCTGGGACTGGCTGACCAGCTCCGCCAACTGGTCGGGCCAGGACGGTGTGTGGCGCCGCCTCGGCCAGCACCTCTACCTCACATCGGTCTGTCTGGCGATCAGTTGCGCGATCGCCCTCCCCGTGGCCCTCGTACTCGGCCACCTCGGCAGGGGCGGGGCCCTCGCCGTCAACATCTCCAACGCGGGCCGGGCCGTACCGACCTTCGCGGTCCTCGTCCTGCTGCTGCTCAGCCCGATCGGTACGTGGGGCGACTGGCCCACCATCGTCGCGCTGGTGCTGTTCGCCGTGCCGCCGCTGCTGACCAACGCCTACGTCGGCATGCGCGGTGTGGACCGGGACGTGGTGCGCGCCGCGCGGGGGATGGGCATGACCGGCCCCCAGACACTGCTCGGCGTCGAACTCCCGCTGGCGGCGCCGCTCGTCCTGACGGGACTGCGGACCGCGGCCGTCCAGCTCGTGGCCACCGCGACCGTCGCGGCGCTGGCGGGTGGCGGCGGGCTGGGCCGCGTCATCACGGCGGGCTTCCAGCTCGCCTCCACCCCGCAGGTGGTCGCCGGCGCGGTGCTCGTCGCCGCCCTCGCGCTGCTGGTGGAGGGGGTCTTCGTGGCCGCTGAACGGTACGCGCCCAGGTGGGCCGGGAGGCCGGCGGCATGA
- a CDS encoding ABC transporter substrate-binding protein has product MRPLPALRILPALRALRALRALRALCALRALCTVPALRALLRVLLCATLPVLVAACATGPSLEDRGRVTAPPGDSRHLTIGSAGFTESDLLARMYSLLLEHAGYRTKVISVSNREIYEPALESGQIDVVPEYAATFADWLNARTHGPGAPPVGSPDLRATVRALRSLAEPRGLTVLDPGRAVDQNAFAVTGEFARAHHLRTLSDLGRSGIPVRLAAGDECVRRPYCAPGLEKTYGIRISGIDPKGVGTTQAKQAVRSGRDQLVLTTTTDATLDEFGLVILEDDKHLQNADYIVPVVNRSRAGGPAVTKALGRLNTVLTTQDLSRLNERVDSWRRLPEDVARQYLRSKGLLPE; this is encoded by the coding sequence ATGAGGCCCCTCCCCGCCCTCCGCATCCTCCCCGCCCTCCGCGCCCTCCGCGCCCTCCGCGCCCTCCGCGCCCTGTGCGCCCTCCGCGCCCTGTGCACCGTCCCCGCCCTTCGCGCACTCCTCCGCGTACTCCTCTGCGCCACCCTGCCGGTCCTGGTGGCCGCCTGTGCCACCGGGCCCTCCCTGGAGGACCGGGGACGGGTGACCGCTCCGCCCGGGGACAGCAGGCACCTGACGATCGGATCCGCCGGCTTCACCGAGAGCGATCTGCTCGCCCGGATGTACTCCCTGCTGCTCGAACATGCCGGGTACCGCACGAAGGTCATCTCCGTCTCCAACCGGGAGATCTACGAACCCGCCCTGGAGAGCGGGCAGATCGACGTGGTCCCCGAGTACGCGGCCACCTTCGCCGACTGGCTGAACGCCAGGACCCACGGCCCCGGCGCGCCGCCCGTCGGCTCGCCAGATCTCCGCGCCACCGTGCGCGCACTGCGCTCGCTCGCCGAACCGCGCGGACTGACGGTCCTCGACCCGGGCCGGGCCGTCGACCAGAACGCCTTCGCCGTCACCGGGGAGTTCGCCCGTGCCCACCATCTGCGGACCCTCAGCGACCTGGGTAGGTCCGGGATCCCCGTGCGGCTGGCGGCCGGTGACGAATGCGTCCGGCGGCCGTACTGCGCGCCCGGGCTGGAGAAGACCTACGGCATCCGTATCAGCGGGATCGACCCCAAGGGCGTCGGTACCACACAGGCCAAACAGGCCGTTCGGTCCGGCCGTGACCAACTGGTCCTCACCACCACCACCGACGCCACCCTCGACGAGTTCGGTCTGGTGATCCTGGAGGACGACAAGCACCTCCAGAACGCCGACTACATCGTCCCCGTCGTCAACCGGTCGCGGGCCGGCGGCCCTGCGGTCACAAAGGCCCTCGGCAGGCTGAACACGGTCCTCACCACGCAGGACCTCTCCCGGCTCAACGAGCGGGTCGACAGCTGGCGCAGGCTGCCCGAGGACGTCGCGCGGCAGTACCTGCGCTCCAAGGGCCTGCTCCCGGAGTGA
- a CDS encoding ABC transporter ATP-binding protein → MIRFEEVCKVYPDGTTAVDGLSFEVAEGELVTLVGPSGCGKTTTMMMVNRLIEPTSGRILVGGEDVSRVDPVRLRRRIGYVIQQVGLFPHRTVLDNTATVPSLLGWKRRRARARAAELLDLVGLDPKTYGDRYPEQLSGGQRQRVGVARALAADPPVLLMDEPFGAVDPVVRERLQNEFLNLQATVRKTVLLVTHDLEEAVRMGDRIAVYGHGRIEQFGTPGAVLGAPATDYVARFVGADRGLKRLSVTEIDEDSLEQPPVARPDEPAGVAAARLRAADARWAVVLNAAGDLHGWVSAESLALAGDRGTVGDLTCRMEAWVPLGAPLKRAFGEMLQHDAGWVAVVDGERFAGVLTPAKLHEALRRSVGAEALGVGRDQVEFESVADV, encoded by the coding sequence ATGATCCGGTTCGAGGAGGTCTGCAAGGTCTACCCGGACGGGACGACCGCCGTGGACGGGCTGTCCTTCGAGGTCGCCGAGGGGGAACTGGTCACGCTCGTCGGCCCGTCGGGCTGCGGTAAGACGACCACGATGATGATGGTCAACCGGCTGATCGAACCCACGTCCGGGAGGATCCTGGTGGGCGGCGAGGACGTCTCCCGGGTCGACCCGGTGCGGCTGCGCCGCCGCATCGGCTACGTCATCCAGCAGGTCGGCCTCTTCCCGCACCGGACGGTCCTCGACAACACCGCGACCGTGCCGTCCCTGCTGGGCTGGAAGCGGCGCAGGGCCCGGGCCCGGGCCGCGGAACTCCTCGACCTGGTGGGCCTGGATCCGAAGACCTACGGGGACCGCTATCCCGAGCAGCTCTCGGGCGGCCAGCGCCAGCGGGTCGGGGTGGCCCGGGCGCTGGCGGCCGATCCTCCCGTCCTTCTGATGGACGAGCCGTTCGGCGCCGTCGACCCCGTCGTCCGGGAACGCCTTCAGAACGAGTTCCTGAACCTTCAGGCGACCGTCCGCAAGACCGTGCTGCTCGTCACCCACGACCTGGAGGAGGCGGTGCGGATGGGCGATCGCATCGCCGTGTACGGACACGGCCGTATCGAGCAGTTCGGCACTCCAGGCGCGGTGCTCGGCGCCCCCGCGACCGACTACGTGGCACGCTTCGTGGGGGCGGACCGGGGGCTGAAGCGGCTCTCGGTGACCGAGATCGACGAGGACTCCCTGGAGCAGCCCCCGGTGGCGCGCCCGGACGAACCGGCCGGCGTCGCGGCGGCCCGGCTGCGTGCCGCGGACGCCCGCTGGGCGGTCGTGCTCAACGCCGCTGGGGACCTGCACGGCTGGGTGTCCGCCGAGTCCCTGGCCCTGGCCGGTGACCGGGGCACGGTCGGCGACCTGACCTGTCGGATGGAGGCGTGGGTACCGCTGGGGGCTCCGCTGAAGCGTGCCTTCGGCGAGATGCTCCAGCACGACGCCGGATGGGTGGCGGTGGTGGACGGGGAGCGGTTCGCGGGGGTGCTGACCCCGGCGAAGCTCCACGAGGCACTGCGCCGTTCAGTGGGTGCCGAGGCCCTGGGGGTGGGCAGGGACCAGGTGGAGTTCGAGTCCGTGGCGGACGTGTGA
- a CDS encoding alpha/beta fold hydrolase produces MTSYRQPGLVLTDRHLTVPLDHADPSGERIALYGREIVSSSRAGADLPWLVYLEGGPGFGARRFPGKQAWLGRAVQEFRVLLLDQRGTGLSSPANRQTLPLRGGPEEQARYLSHFRADSIVRDCEAVRAQLTGGARWTVLGQSFGGFCATHYLSTAPEGLKAVLITGGLPSLDARAEDVYRAAYPRVQRRNEAHYARYPQDVERARRIAEHLATGRTVLPGGYVLTPAAFQSLGSRLGTGDGSHQLHYLLENAFVRTADGDELSDAFRHGVLSALSYAAHPLYAVLHEAIYAQGAAPTAWAAERVRAEFPQFDAEKALAGDGPLLFTGESVHPWHFETDPALRPLREAAEILAARTDWPALYDAERLAANEVPVAAAVYHDDMYVDTAHSLATARAVRGLRTWVTDEYEHDGVRTSGSRVLDRLLALVRDEV; encoded by the coding sequence GTGACCAGCTACCGGCAGCCGGGCCTCGTCCTCACGGACCGCCACTTGACCGTTCCCCTGGACCACGCCGACCCCTCCGGGGAGCGGATAGCGCTCTACGGCCGCGAGATCGTCTCCAGCAGCCGCGCCGGGGCCGATCTGCCCTGGCTGGTGTACCTGGAGGGCGGGCCCGGCTTCGGTGCGCGGCGCTTCCCCGGCAAGCAGGCGTGGCTCGGACGCGCGGTGCAGGAGTTCCGCGTCCTCCTGCTCGACCAGCGCGGCACCGGACTGTCCTCGCCCGCCAACCGCCAGACCCTGCCCCTGCGCGGCGGCCCCGAGGAGCAGGCCCGCTACCTTTCGCACTTCCGTGCGGACAGCATCGTCCGGGACTGCGAGGCGGTGCGCGCACAGCTGACCGGCGGCGCGCGCTGGACGGTACTCGGCCAGAGCTTCGGCGGATTCTGCGCGACCCACTACCTCTCGACCGCGCCGGAGGGGCTGAAGGCGGTGCTGATCACCGGCGGACTGCCCTCGCTGGACGCGCGGGCCGAGGACGTCTACCGGGCGGCCTACCCCCGCGTCCAGCGAAGGAACGAAGCCCACTACGCCCGCTACCCGCAGGACGTGGAGCGTGCCCGGCGCATCGCCGAGCACCTCGCGACCGGGCGGACCGTCCTGCCCGGCGGGTACGTCCTCACCCCTGCGGCGTTCCAGTCGCTGGGGAGCCGGCTCGGCACCGGCGACGGCAGCCACCAGCTCCACTACCTGCTGGAGAACGCCTTCGTCCGTACCGCCGACGGCGACGAGCTCTCCGACGCCTTCCGGCACGGTGTGCTCTCCGCCCTCTCCTACGCTGCCCATCCGCTGTACGCCGTGCTCCACGAGGCCATCTACGCCCAGGGCGCGGCCCCCACGGCCTGGGCGGCCGAACGGGTGCGCGCCGAGTTCCCGCAGTTCGACGCGGAGAAGGCGCTGGCGGGCGACGGGCCCCTGCTCTTCACCGGGGAGTCCGTCCACCCGTGGCACTTCGAGACCGACCCCGCCCTGCGGCCCCTGCGCGAGGCCGCGGAGATCCTCGCCGCGCGTACCGACTGGCCCGCGCTCTACGACGCCGAACGCCTCGCGGCCAACGAGGTCCCGGTCGCCGCCGCCGTGTACCACGACGACATGTACGTCGACACCGCACACTCCCTCGCGACGGCCCGCGCCGTCCGGGGGCTGCGCACCTGGGTGACCGACGAGTACGAGCACGACGGTGTGCGGACGTCCGGTTCCCGTGTGCTGGACCGGCTGCTCGCGCTGGTCCGGGACGAGGTGTGA
- a CDS encoding PIG-L deacetylase family protein: MTDPTDPTDPTDPTGPRLEPLPADWQRALAVVAHPDDLEYGCAAAVADWTDAGKEVVYLLATRGEAGIDTVAPAECGPLREREQRAGAAVVGVSTVEFLGHRDGVVEYGTELRRDIAAAIRRHRPELVVTLNHRDTWGPAVGGAWNSPDHRAVGRATLDAVGDAGNRWIFPELLAGHGLEPWDGVRWVAVAGSPTPTHAVDATAGLERSVLSLLQHRGYLQVLTDRNPEVYCREFLVGAARAVAPRFGGVPAVAFELFPR, from the coding sequence ATGACCGATCCGACCGATCCGACCGATCCGACCGATCCGACCGGTCCTCGACTCGAACCACTACCGGCCGACTGGCAGCGGGCGCTTGCCGTCGTCGCCCACCCCGACGACCTGGAGTACGGCTGCGCGGCCGCAGTCGCCGACTGGACGGACGCGGGCAAGGAGGTCGTGTACCTCCTGGCCACCCGCGGTGAGGCCGGCATCGACACCGTCGCCCCCGCCGAGTGCGGGCCGCTGCGGGAGCGCGAGCAGCGGGCCGGCGCCGCGGTGGTCGGGGTGAGCACGGTGGAGTTCCTCGGACATCGGGACGGCGTCGTCGAGTACGGCACTGAGCTGCGCCGTGACATCGCGGCCGCGATCCGGCGCCACCGCCCCGAACTGGTCGTCACCCTCAACCACCGGGACACCTGGGGCCCTGCCGTCGGCGGCGCCTGGAACTCGCCGGACCATCGGGCGGTCGGCCGGGCCACGCTGGACGCCGTCGGTGACGCGGGCAACCGGTGGATCTTCCCCGAACTCCTCGCCGGGCACGGCCTGGAGCCCTGGGACGGTGTCCGCTGGGTGGCGGTCGCCGGCTCGCCGACCCCGACCCACGCCGTGGACGCGACGGCCGGACTGGAGCGCTCCGTGCTGTCGCTGCTTCAGCATCGCGGCTACCTCCAGGTCCTGACGGACCGAAATCCCGAGGTGTACTGCCGGGAGTTCCTGGTGGGTGCCGCCCGGGCGGTGGCACCCCGGTTCGGCGGGGTGCCCGCGGTCGCCTTCGAACTCTTCCCCCGGTGA
- a CDS encoding NADPH:quinone oxidoreductase family protein: MQAWRVHRNGEPGEVMRLEETGRPEPGEGQVLLRVRAANVNFPDALLCRGHYQVTPPLPFTPGVELCGETEDGRRVIATPALPYGGFAEYAVADEAAVLPAPDSLDDAEAAALHIGYQTGWFGLHRRADLQEGETLLVHAASGGVGSAAVQLGKAAGARVIGVVGGPEKAAVAREIGCDLVIDRHADDIVAAVKDATGGRGADVVYDPVGGDAYGKSAKCVAFEGRIVVVGFASGTIPSPALNHALVKNYSIVGLHWGLYNQRDPRAVLRCHETLTGLAAKGLIRPLVSDRVPFENAAGAVQRVADGTTTGRLVVLPGGVGA, translated from the coding sequence ATGCAGGCATGGCGAGTGCACCGGAACGGCGAGCCGGGCGAGGTGATGCGCCTCGAGGAGACCGGCCGCCCAGAGCCCGGAGAGGGGCAGGTCCTGCTCAGAGTGCGCGCCGCCAACGTCAACTTCCCCGACGCTCTGCTCTGCCGCGGCCACTACCAGGTGACCCCGCCGCTGCCCTTCACACCGGGCGTGGAACTGTGCGGCGAGACCGAGGACGGCCGCCGCGTCATCGCCACCCCCGCCCTGCCGTACGGCGGGTTCGCCGAGTACGCCGTCGCCGACGAGGCCGCCGTGCTGCCCGCACCGGACTCGCTCGACGACGCCGAGGCGGCGGCCCTGCACATCGGATACCAGACCGGCTGGTTCGGCCTGCACCGCCGGGCGGACCTCCAGGAGGGTGAGACGCTGCTCGTGCACGCGGCCTCCGGCGGCGTCGGCAGTGCGGCCGTCCAGCTGGGCAAGGCCGCGGGCGCCCGTGTCATCGGCGTCGTCGGCGGCCCGGAGAAGGCCGCCGTGGCCCGCGAAATCGGCTGCGACCTGGTGATCGACCGGCATGCGGACGACATCGTCGCCGCCGTGAAGGACGCCACCGGCGGCCGCGGCGCCGACGTCGTCTACGACCCCGTCGGCGGCGACGCCTACGGCAAGTCCGCCAAGTGCGTCGCCTTCGAGGGCCGCATCGTCGTCGTGGGATTCGCGAGCGGGACCATCCCCAGCCCTGCGCTCAACCACGCGCTGGTGAAGAACTACTCGATCGTCGGACTGCACTGGGGCCTCTACAACCAGAGGGATCCCCGGGCCGTGCTCCGCTGCCATGAGACCCTCACCGGCCTGGCCGCCAAGGGACTGATCAGGCCGCTGGTCAGCGACCGGGTCCCGTTCGAGAACGCCGCCGGGGCCGTCCAGCGCGTCGCCGACGGCACCACCACCGGGCGCCTCGTCGTCCTCCCGGGAGGAGTGGGGGCATGA